DNA sequence from the Siniperca chuatsi isolate FFG_IHB_CAS linkage group LG3, ASM2008510v1, whole genome shotgun sequence genome:
TGGGATAATGCATCGTAAATGTAGCTACATTATCAGTTTGAGttgcaagattttttttctctccacataGAGAATGAACTGCAGTGACAAAAGACGCTCAAAGTACACACACTCTGGATACCTCTCAGTGCTGATGTTTATCTAagtgctgtatgtgtctgcagtGCAAGCATTTAGGAACTGTACGAAAATTATTAGAGTGGGAAGGGGGGGCTGTACATTgtgtttcactttaaaaaaaaagcatctccAGCGTTATTAATATTTCCATTGGACCCTCCCCTTGATTAAGAGAAAAACTGCAACACCCTCCCTACAAAATCTTAAAGTAATATAAAACTATCGAATTGTTACAATTCATTTTGCTAATGATAACTAAAAGTGCACAAAGAATTTAAGATGGTGGGCTCCAATTTAACCCTTAATGTGTTAATGGAATAATAATTTTCACATCAACTCGCACAATAGAAGTGGAGTTAGCTATTATATGTTCTAGTCACTTTATTTTTTGAccaaaaaatgtacacattttattttactgctctGCTTTCTGTTGAGATGCAGAATAAGGTGAAGGTGGGAGCTGCTATTGGATAGTGACACATTAAGTGCTAACTGGAGAGATAACAttcaattacaaaaaaaaacattattccCCCCCTGAACACCCACCCCcccaataattttcatacagtctcttaatgaaaaaaaaaaataaatccacccTTAGATAGTTCACAGCAGCTCATATCGATCTGTCCACACCTCCTTTTATCTCCATCTATCTGTGCACTCAGCCTCCTGTAACAGGTGTTAATTTGAATTAAATGCTGTAGTTGATATGGTCGATATAATCTCTTTTGTCCAGTGACCTCATACTGAAATAATGACAGTGTTGAGAGACACTTTTTCTTCCTCTAGAATGATGACAGAaagatgttttcattaaatTGTTATCCTCTGTATtataatgaatgtaagtctgaTATATTTGATGTGGTTTTCTGGTACTATAAAAATGGCCCCATTTGATCAACACACATGTAATGCTTATTCTGCCAGAGTCAAGATTTGATGAGAGAAATCTCTGTTTCAGTCATCAGGTGTGATGCAAAGTTCAATGAATGCTGTAATTTGAAATTCCTATTAAGCACGATGGTAGTGGATGGTAATATCCCAGATGTCAATGACACAGATGTTATTTCTGTAACTTCGACATCACCAGCGTTACCACAAATGAACCAGTGACAGAGTTACTGTGTAATAGTTGGGATGCTGCGAGATCTCTTCATGATGAGACACACCTCCACGTCAGGGAGGCAGTCCTGTTTAGTCTGGGCACACCCCTCGTCTGCTGCAGCCATGTGCAGGTCGAAGCGCAGCGACACCGACTTCTTGCGTAGCTTGGGATTCCCTCTGAAGAAAGAGCCCTCCCACTGCTTTATTACCTTGTCAATCTTCTCTGTCCTGGTAGGAAAGAGAAAGTTAGAAGTCGCAGCAACAGAAAGTGATGATGATACACGATAAATGCCATACGACATAATGCATTATCAGATTATTTGAACAATGCATGGATACTAAGAATTTTTTAGTaggttgttttttatgttttaggtctctattcttttcttttttcttttgtttaggAACATTTGTAACATGTGGTATGCAACAATGATTTGTACTTCCTTTGAATGTAGATGTCAAGTGCTAGAAGtctattaatgtatttatagtATTATTATGTGGAACGGGCCATTTCAGTGGTACTGTATgacaaaaaaccaaaacaaatctctttcattcatttatgtATGATACACTTGGTTGCACAGTAACACCAGAGGGCAGCAAGGGAGAACACTTTGACTGCCTTAGATGTGACCTGGTAAAAGAGCTATGTAAACTGAACATGCACTTGTACCTGTGTATACCTGTAATAAAATGCAACCAGTCTGGCACTGaatacactcactcacacaagATCGGGACCTGGGATCTTTGGTGTATCAACCAAACTAAATTCAAAATGATGCAAGTCTCTGCCTGAAAAATAGAGACTCCCTCGGAAGTGGCAAGCACCGTATATGCAAGAGTGAAACTCCACAAACAGGGTAACCTGACAGACTAACTGTTGATCGTGACTGGGAAAAGGGAAGGTTTGAACATTGGTACCATATATTTGTTGGGCTTTTAGAAGGAGATTCGCAAAGGTGTACAATAAATGTaccaaacagttgcctatttacacatccagcagacacagagcaaaattagtattcatttggagtcatgtttctggccacctaatgaatgtaaatccaatattccctctccttttagctttgtttttgacCTTcacctgagggaaatatctgtctctttagctgctacatgTACATGAAcagtatgttcaccagctaactgtgtctgtctgccgttgtggcgctgggcaggtagcgtacagtagtgtacagtagcgtaagcgctttacaatttgcctctcattcacacacacaaacacacacacacacacacacacacacactcacaaagatGGCAGTGAGCTACCATGAAAGGTGCTGGTCTGACCATCAGGAGCAATTAACCAGTACATCTACTGTCAGTTGTAACCTGCTGACGGCATACGCAGTGGGTTAAAAGGCATCAGTGACTAGAAAAAGGTTGTCTTAAATTTgactatgtaaagcactttgggctaCGTGTTTGTAGGaaaggtgctgtataaataaagctgagttGAGTTGAGTCTAGTATCATGAATCTCAGTTCCATTATCAGCACAGCTTTTGACTAAGGGTGGGATGTAAACAACACGAGGACATACACGTTATGAATGTTTTAAAGTGTATAGGCTGCAAGGTCGTTGTAATGGTTTGGGGAACATTCTGCTGGCTAACACTGGTTCCATCAATACAGATAGATGCCTTGATACTGGAGCATTACCTAACAAAAGCAGTGGACCAACTTACAGTAATTCATTTGAATTCTGTCAGTGATTTTGGAAGAATTCAAAGAACATTTAAGTAAATTAATGTAGTGGGCTGGCCACCAAAGTCTGTTGATATAAGAatcaaacagagacagagtgacTTATACTATCTGCTGATCACAGCTAGTAAGGAAATATTCTGGCAGAGGGACTGGGTTTATGTGTAGCTGTCTGTGGACATTATGcgtgcgtgggtgtgtgtgtgtgtgtgtgtgttgctttttgGATGCGTGTATGTGGCTGGTAACACCTGAAGCATGAACAAATAATTCCACCCATGTCTCGTCCAACAATAACAGGTGCCACGCCCTGAAGAGTCCACACCAGGCGGTTATCTCCACATCAAACATAAGCCATTAGAGGAGGAAAATTCCCATGCAACGCTATGATGAATTACTCATGGGAACCTGTGCAGCCAACTAAACGATTTATGCCTCTTAACTTGTTTGACGTGTAAAAGTAAATCCTTTGAGAGTTTGTACATCTTGTCTGCTGGACTAGACGTCGCCGGGGCGGGAGGACGTGGATGATTGTGGCATTAGAAACTAATGAGTCAATAACTCACCGAGTGAAAGCCTGAGAGGTGTGAAGCAAGAAACTATGTTGTTTTGTAATCAAGCAAGAGTGTGCTCTAAAGTGATTGTTGTTAGTGCTTGCTACTAGAACATGCctacatttcagaagcaaaGGTGCTGACTACAGGTCGGGAGGGGGTCTATACTTACTCAATGGTGCCATGACCCTCTGCACTCTCTCGCACCACATTGCCCTGAAGAATCTCCTGAGTCTTCACAGTGGAGATTGGCAAATCTTTATCTTGCTCTGGCTCTGTGGGAAGACATTGATGACAAATCATAACAAGATATGACTGTAGTAAgagagtgtgtgggtgtcttACCTGTGAGTATCACAAGGCTTTGCTGCCTTTGCAGTATGCTTTTCTTTCGCCCATTGTCTGCTGGGAGGAGTGAAGGTATTTCAGGAAGGGGCTCAGACTTTGGTTCGTCCGGAGTAACAGCAGGGTCACTGAAGCCATTCTCTAGTCCGTTCTCCTTTGGCTCCTCCACGGAAGACCTCCAGGGCTGCAAACCCATTGGCTGCCCATTACGACCCATGTACCTGCAGGCAGAAGCGCAGCGCACAGGGTAATAACAACCAAAAGGCATGaggagtgtatgtatgtgtcttgGTTGAAGCGacagttggacattttggaaagaaaatgcttgtgagagttagatgagaggatcgatgccactctcatgtctgtacggtaaatatgaagctacaaccatgagacagttagcttagcttagcatgaagacagGAAACGGAAACTGctatcctggctctgtccaaaggaaaaaaaaatgggcccaccagtacctctaaagctcactaattgacacgttatatcttgtttgtttaatgcgTAGACAATCCAAAGTGTCTTTACACcaagtaaatggactgtacttatacagcgcctttctgactactcaaagcgctgtaactacatatcatattcaccccattcacactgGACGGCAGAACTGCGcatcaaagtaactaagcattcacacacactcacacacttgccCAAGGAcagccgggatcaaaccgccgaccttccgaatggtggacaacccgctctaccactaagtcACAGTCGCCAAGGTAAGCTAAGCACCCGTTgactgcagcttcatatttaatggacagataagAAAGTAAGTAAACGtactgtatttcacaaaatgtctaattattcctttaacatgACTTATGGAAACCTAACATCAGGAGATTCCAACCACTAAGCTAACTAATCACCAAGGGAGCAGGTTCTTGAGCTGCAGCATGCCACAACTGAGCTCTTGTAGCTCAAACCCCAAAAGCCCTTCAGTCCATCCTTGCCGAGCCTGTAGTAGGATGAGACTGTCTGCCAACACCACCCTAACAGAGGTGGTCTGTCAGAGGAGTTTCAGCCCCGAGTCCTGCCTCCACTGTTGCCCATAATCCTCTGACAGTACTATCGTTTACCACGCCACACTCTTTTACAGTTGTGAAGCCTGGACCACCCACATCCACATCAGATGGTCGATATAGGATGTCCGCAACGCATCAGTGAAATTACCTGGCAGAGGTGGGTGCCTCACATTTAATTGACATAATCATCCAACATCAATTATTCTGGCAAGGGCTTGTCAAGGATGCCCCAAGACAGATGGACCTGCAAGATTCTTTACAGGCAGTTATGCCATCCATGAACAGCAGGTAGCAGGAGGCTAGAAAAGGGCTAAGAAGGCCAGGTGAAGAGATGTGACACCCCATACATGTCACTGCAGATTGGAACACCTGGTGGCAGGTCTGCCAGCAAGGAGGCCAGAGACTGATGGATGGGAGGAcagcagacatactgtatttccaaAGTTACCCTGAAACACTAGATTGATACAGACACatttgtgtgtcacagtgtgctTGTACTGTTTTATACTGATGTTATCTTCATTGGTATCTGAAACAGTGGAAAAACTACATTCGTGGACTTCTTGAAATACTTGCGTTGTTTGCTGATAGGAAGAGTGTGCTGTTGCCAACTAGGTGTTCAAGTAACAAGGACTAAATTTCGAAAAAAGAACTGTGACGGCCCCTGCTGTGTCATCTCGTGTCTGCTGTGTGGTTCACCTGCCTCTCTGCACACTCTGCGGGTGGATCGTTAGTGTAACCCGGAACACCTGTGGGCCCCGGTGTGTTCCCAGGTTATTTTAGCCTGGCTGCAGTGCGGCTCTCGCCTTCCGTCTGCCTTTCTGTTGCTGCggctctctctcctgtctctctacaGGCACCCATTTGTTTGCTTTAGTATGATGCCTGACGTTTATTCTTATGCTCTGTTTTGCACCttacagcgcacacacacacacacacacacacacacatccatcactCATGCACACTTACACCACTGACTATACTGACATCCACACCCCACATCTTAATACGTTTGAACTACCTTTGCACAGCCTGAACAAGAACCTGGATGGTTAAAAGATGATATAAAAGTATTGTGCACTGACCTTTCAGTATTATCTTTTGTGCCTTTTATTTGTTTAGAATGCAGACCTACCTAACTCAGCAACCTTTGGGGTTTTATGTGTTCAGATTCTTCAGTAAGAGTCATTTTCACTGTATGAGGAAGCTCtcgtcactttttttttttttttttgtcatgcagCCCTTTGAGCCTCTGCTTGTCAACTATTCAGCTGCCACCCTTCTCAAATATGAACAAACATTGCAAATTTCACATGCCACGTCCTGTCTCTGCTTACATCAGTGACATCAGTCAAAGTCATTCTGAATGACAGCATCTACAATCTAAAGGAAAGAGGGAAAACCAAAGGCAGCACTCCTTAACCTCTACAAGAGTCATAAAACCAAATTACCTTCCTCAAACTATAAAATGGCAATCACGTGGTTGATGCAGCAAATGTGTTAAATTGCAAAGGAGCTCGATGTGAGATGTCTATCCGTGGTCCAAAAGGCCTGTGAAGATAATTAAAGGCCATGCCAAAAGAATGCAATATTCCCTAGTAAAACAGCTTGGCGCAGGCAGGGAGTAAGTTCAGAGACCAGACAAAGACGGGTCGACTGTGTGGATTCTTTCATCATGTCTGATTAGAGACAGAGCTGGATTTTCAGCCTGTGAATCAGTGTTAGAAAGTTTGTCATCTTCACTTAATTTATCCTTTGAGCTTTTTGTAAGTATAAAATTCTGGTCAATTTCCAATCCCTGTTGTAACATGTCACTGTGTTGCTTGGCTGTATTCTAGAGCCTGAGTATGTCTCAACCTGCAATTACTGTGaatttctgtttctttacaGATAGATTCTAGATAATCCATGACAGAATGAAAATGCCAGCACATGAAATTATCTGGCAGATATATAAAGGAAACAATTAAGACcttattttgtttagtttttccttGAGTGCCCAGGAAGAATCGTCTGTCTTGCTCATGTCAGTaaactagtgtgtgtgtttttttctgcacttttccttttcacagttttgggaaaaccttttcaaataaaaagtaaaaatcactTTCCCGGTTGACACTGAAACCACAACATTCCAGTTAAACGAATACTCCCCGGTTCCTCTAATCTTTCCAttcctttctctgcttcttGCCCTCACCTGCCCTCTTCACGCTCCAGCAGACGTCGGTATGTAGCAATCTCTCGCTCCAGCCTCATCTTGGTGTTGAGGAGCTGGCTGTGGCGCTGGCGCTGGGTGGCCAGCCCGCTCCTCACCTGCTCCAGCTCGCTCTCCAGCCCCGTGATCACCTGGGAAAGGTCCTGCAGCTGGCTGGAGTACAGCCTCTGGGTGTTCTGCAGGGAGCTCTCCAGGCCTTTCTCCTGAAAAGCAAGAGGCATGGAGCTATTAGGATAACGACTGGACAGTTATCTTTATGTTGTTAAGTAACTCCACATTTCATAGTGTACAGTGCCAGTGGTGTTTGTTAGCTTGGTCTGGCCAAGCTCTAGGCCCTGCTGCCGGGAACTGAACCCAGGTCTCTGCAGTGTTGAGCCACAAGGACACTGCCATGGTTTTAGGTGTGCAAACTCATGTAGGTGGGTGTGAAATGCTGTCTAAAATGGAAAACTACTGAATGAATTGCCCTGAAATTTTGAACACACATTCATAGTTCCCAGAGAATCCAAAGACtttgaggttgacatttttgtttttattgaaatatcttgacaactattggatggattgcaatggaatttggtacacacattcatgtccccgtaaggatgaattgtaatgactttggtgatcctctgacttttcaggtcaaaatttcctttagtttatttggtttatgaccaaatacatgCGAAACTAAAGAGAtgcccatcagcctcagctgtactttgtgtttagtgctaattagcaaaaggtagcatgctaacacactaaattaataatggtgaacatggtaaacattatacctgctaaacatcagtatttaAGCACACTTATgttagcattaagctcaaagcactgtgcctaagtacagcctcacagatcACAAATCACATTATAGGCGGTTATTACATTCAGTTTTAACAAACCGTACTGGTGGTTTTGCATGCGTTTTAACCAATTACAAATTGCATATACATTACTGAAGACTATTTTCCAGTACCTGCTTGCAACTGCACATGGTGATAACTTAAAtctatcaataaataaataaaggaaactGAATATTTGCTTTCCTAGATGTCCTTGTTTTAAGTCtttgcaaattattttcataCTGTAGTAATCAAGGGCTCAATCAATAGAAATCAAGCAGTGACTGGAAGGTAAAGTCCTATGGAAAACCTTGGAAAATGGTTGAAGGTATGTAAAATACATGCAGTTTATAGTTAATGGGCTGAAACATCAAACCAAACCACCAATTTTCCATCCCATCCGTTTACAGTTATGCTATATTCTATAGTTGGGGAGTTGGCCGTGCTGATATGTgacaatgtgtgttttcttaccAAGGCATGTAGGGTCTCAATCTCCACCTGCAGGGAGTGCCACTGCCTCCTGGCCTCAGCTAGCTCGGCCCGGGCCTCCCTCAGGGCAGCGCCGCCGAGGCTCACCTGCGCCCACGCTGCCTCCTCCTGGGTGAGGTGACAGGGATCAGACATTAAAAGACGTACAAGAACCCCAACACAACCACAGCTGCCACCATttcagccacaaacacacaccca
Encoded proteins:
- the krt222 gene encoding keratin, type I cytoskeletal 18-A isoform X1, with product MHFASNIVFMDLLQDSSHNMWGLNTRLKGFLEQVNRLQEANRRLEAQIADWGVRSTSRSRDWSQQEQTVKELRAQVGKLLMENAQLALQSDSMKSRAAAIQARCETEERNTVRLEQQVALLRESKREADQSSVTLQADLRRSMTELQEMHQEFEAARALQLQRADSCNALLETATAAARGEEDGTGMELTQLLDRIRAQCDQNRLPGPGERHLSLGAVSYSLPGLVGPSRSGAAAAAASRTPRGALSEEEAAWAQVSLGGAALREARAELAEARRQWHSLQVEIETLHALEKGLESSLQNTQRLYSSQLQDLSQVITGLESELEQVRSGLATQRQRHSQLLNTKMRLEREIATYRRLLEREEGRYMGRNGQPMGLQPWRSSVEEPKENGLENGFSDPAVTPDEPKSEPLPEIPSLLPADNGRKKSILQRQQSLVILTEPEQDKDLPISTVKTQEILQGNVVRESAEGHGTIETEKIDKVIKQWEGSFFRGNPKLRKKSVSLRFDLHMAAADEGCAQTKQDCLPDVEVCLIMKRSRSIPTITQ
- the krt222 gene encoding keratin, type I cytoskeletal 18-A isoform X2, yielding MDLLQDSSHNMWGLNTRLKGFLEQVNRLQEANRRLEAQIADWGVRSTSRSRDWSQQEQTVKELRAQVGKLLMENAQLALQSDSMKSRAAAIQARCETEERNTVRLEQQVALLRESKREADQSSVTLQADLRRSMTELQEMHQEFEAARALQLQRADSCNALLETATAAARGEEDGTGMELTQLLDRIRAQCDQNRLPGPGERHLSLGAVSYSLPGLVGPSRSGAAAAAASRTPRGALSEEEAAWAQVSLGGAALREARAELAEARRQWHSLQVEIETLHALEKGLESSLQNTQRLYSSQLQDLSQVITGLESELEQVRSGLATQRQRHSQLLNTKMRLEREIATYRRLLEREEGRYMGRNGQPMGLQPWRSSVEEPKENGLENGFSDPAVTPDEPKSEPLPEIPSLLPADNGRKKSILQRQQSLVILTEPEQDKDLPISTVKTQEILQGNVVRESAEGHGTIETEKIDKVIKQWEGSFFRGNPKLRKKSVSLRFDLHMAAADEGCAQTKQDCLPDVEVCLIMKRSRSIPTITQ